One genomic segment of Salinigranum rubrum includes these proteins:
- a CDS encoding hydroxyacid-oxoacid transhydrogenase encodes MPFDRSVSADPHDLSAESVWHIDIPEVRFGRHAVDELAFQFRGLGVDSDSRGLVVTDDGLVAAGHADRLSSHLAEEGFDVDVYDDSQREPSVAAVEDCIAFVRDETDDGYDFYVGLGGGSCMDTAKTTRAVVANGGEPLDYVAEPTGSGEPLTESGPPLILVPTTAGTGAEISPVAILSVPAEETKEGISSHHLRADAAVLDPTLTTTLPPELTAQTAMDALGHAIEGYTTHAYDSLLRATDPGARPVYAGRTPLTEMFSRKAIRLLSEHVRPAVHNGDNLDARENMLLGALFGAISGLTAGASLCHAMAYPVGNRYHTTHGETIAALTPASTIDYNAASDPGRFAEVAELFGVETTGLTDREAADALKAEYIQLQRDLGVLPSGLAELAGITADDVDWLAARTVDSQERLLRCNPRPVTEADVREVFLDALSNWEA; translated from the coding sequence GTGCCTTTCGACCGCTCGGTCTCGGCGGACCCACACGACCTCAGCGCCGAGAGCGTCTGGCACATCGACATCCCGGAGGTCCGATTCGGCAGGCACGCGGTCGACGAACTCGCGTTCCAGTTTCGAGGGCTCGGTGTCGACAGCGACTCCCGGGGCCTCGTCGTCACCGACGACGGCCTCGTCGCGGCCGGCCACGCCGACCGCCTGAGCAGTCACCTCGCCGAGGAGGGGTTCGACGTCGACGTGTACGACGACAGTCAGCGCGAACCGTCCGTCGCCGCAGTCGAAGACTGCATCGCGTTCGTCCGAGACGAGACCGACGACGGCTACGACTTCTACGTCGGCCTCGGCGGCGGGAGCTGTATGGACACGGCGAAGACCACCCGGGCGGTCGTCGCGAACGGCGGCGAACCGCTCGACTACGTCGCCGAACCGACCGGCTCCGGCGAGCCGTTGACCGAGTCCGGCCCGCCGCTGATACTCGTCCCGACGACGGCGGGGACGGGTGCGGAGATATCTCCGGTCGCCATCCTCTCCGTGCCCGCCGAGGAGACGAAGGAGGGCATTTCGAGCCACCACCTCCGGGCGGACGCGGCCGTCCTCGACCCGACGCTGACGACGACGCTCCCGCCGGAACTCACCGCGCAGACGGCCATGGACGCGCTCGGACACGCCATCGAGGGGTACACCACGCACGCGTACGACTCCCTGCTGCGTGCGACCGACCCCGGCGCGCGTCCGGTCTACGCCGGCCGAACCCCGCTGACGGAGATGTTCTCGCGGAAGGCTATTCGACTCCTCTCCGAACACGTTCGCCCCGCCGTCCACAACGGCGACAACCTCGACGCTCGCGAGAACATGCTTCTGGGCGCGCTGTTCGGCGCGATTTCGGGGCTCACGGCGGGCGCGAGCCTCTGTCACGCGATGGCGTATCCGGTCGGCAACAGGTATCACACCACGCACGGCGAGACCATCGCGGCCTTGACTCCCGCGAGCACCATCGACTACAACGCCGCGAGCGACCCCGGTCGCTTCGCCGAAGTCGCGGAACTGTTCGGCGTCGAGACGACCGGTCTCACCGACCGCGAGGCCGCGGACGCGCTCAAAGCGGAGTATATCCAACTACAGCGGGACCTCGGGGTCCTTCCGAGCGGACTCGCGGAACTCGCCGGTATCACGGCCGACGACGTCGACTGGCTGGCCGCGCGGACGGTCGACTCCCAGGAGCGACTCCTCCGCTGCAACCCGCGACCCGTGACCGAAGCGGACGTCCGCGAGGTGTTCCTCGACGCGCTCTCCAACTGGGAGGCGTAG
- a CDS encoding flagellar protein G, with the protein MAEISVPTLILFIASIVIAAGVAGVLIDTVSGISNAVDDRGGDVSRSIKTDAEIISDPEAGVYDDVNDTLTLYVKNTGVRTLPVDSATVDLFVDGRYQTSLTLSVVSGSEWTPNAVVRIDATGVSLSPGDHRVKLVVDTDEETFDFRTS; encoded by the coding sequence ATGGCGGAGATATCTGTCCCCACGCTCATCCTGTTCATCGCGAGTATCGTCATCGCGGCGGGCGTCGCTGGCGTGCTCATCGATACGGTCAGCGGCATCTCGAACGCGGTCGACGACCGCGGTGGCGACGTCTCCCGCTCTATCAAGACGGACGCGGAGATCATCTCGGACCCGGAGGCCGGCGTGTACGACGACGTGAACGACACGCTCACCCTCTACGTGAAGAACACGGGGGTGCGAACCCTCCCGGTCGACAGCGCCACCGTCGACCTCTTCGTCGACGGTCGGTACCAGACGTCTCTGACTCTGTCCGTCGTCAGCGGTAGCGAGTGGACGCCGAACGCGGTGGTGCGAATCGACGCCACCGGCGTCTCGCTGTCGCCCGGCGACCATCGCGTGAAACTCGTCGTCGACACCGACGAAGAGACGTTCGACTTCAGGACTTCATGA
- a CDS encoding CheF family chemotaxis protein, with amino-acid sequence MSDAPQTSNTSTDPNTSTETTESERKNQAATEAARREKQARRKLKQTKSGETIVVDFVANFVAGGSGTFEPLKGRVLMSDRRLILATSDSKTVVPLTSVFDVAVGQVPAEVEEFFDHTVMVGYVVNGIQRTTVVGGDRETIEKFSVLLYRATLRGSTVALKHPAKVGGRLQDDPVREVGLRLDTDQVSFPGTEDLTLSDEVFSIDLGNIVFFEVLERTVLEEKRLVLSVQHVTQEQTVTTEVSMGSRRKMNILGRYLRQMYHYLASDVRNLDVDDDELEVLVGMYSMAGMGDEIDLAPMLGLEEAELDVHLDSLHEDGLIESVEPPYELTPQAQFLINERFEDVNF; translated from the coding sequence ATGAGCGACGCCCCACAGACCTCGAACACGAGTACGGACCCGAACACGAGCACCGAGACGACCGAGAGCGAACGGAAGAACCAGGCTGCGACGGAAGCCGCCCGGCGGGAGAAACAGGCTCGCCGGAAGCTGAAGCAGACCAAGTCCGGCGAGACCATCGTCGTCGACTTCGTCGCCAACTTCGTCGCCGGTGGCTCGGGGACGTTCGAACCGCTCAAGGGGCGCGTGCTGATGAGCGACCGGCGGCTCATCCTCGCGACGTCCGACTCGAAGACCGTCGTCCCGCTCACCTCGGTGTTCGACGTCGCCGTCGGCCAGGTCCCGGCGGAGGTCGAGGAGTTCTTCGACCACACGGTGATGGTCGGCTACGTCGTCAACGGTATCCAGCGGACGACGGTGGTCGGCGGCGACCGCGAGACCATCGAGAAGTTCTCCGTCCTCCTGTACCGAGCGACACTCCGGGGGTCGACGGTCGCGCTCAAACACCCCGCGAAGGTCGGCGGACGGCTCCAGGACGACCCCGTCCGCGAGGTGGGGCTACGGCTCGACACCGACCAGGTCTCCTTCCCCGGCACGGAAGACCTGACGCTCAGCGACGAGGTGTTCAGCATCGACCTCGGGAACATCGTCTTCTTCGAGGTGCTCGAACGGACGGTGCTGGAGGAGAAACGGCTCGTCCTCTCCGTTCAGCACGTCACGCAGGAGCAGACCGTCACGACCGAGGTGTCGATGGGGTCGCGCCGGAAGATGAACATCCTCGGGCGGTACCTCCGGCAGATGTACCACTACCTCGCCTCCGACGTTCGGAACCTCGACGTCGACGACGACGAACTCGAGGTCCTCGTCGGCATGTACTCGATGGCCGGGATGGGCGACGAAATCGACCTCGCGCCGATGCTCGGGCTCGAAGAGGCGGAACTCGACGTACACCTCGACTCGCTGCACGAGGACGGCCTCATCGAGAGCGTCGAACCGCCGTACGAACTCACGCCACAGGCACAGTTCCTCATCAACGAGCGGTTCGAAGACGTCAACTTCTGA
- a CDS encoding CheF family chemotaxis protein: MKRGEYKLSDSHGRFLRAEKNGREIQDAAWASGRILLSNRRLILAGNSGKQTIPLSAIQGVEDRYDVNQDVASVADYIALRVPKGVILIAPKEFEEFEQEFYGAVLNEGTFLARHPAVEGGVVQNTEWERARLKVEEEAVSMATVSGTFVEIRLDDIGDITTGRRTIIDDSRLVVEVEHSDEETSVQTYIAGSDRQMSFLESLLRKGEEQSEVSLELSDTDKQVLTALYSGVSPFDIPSFLGVDVDEVEELYVRLIDHNVLNEVRIRHEVTLNARGRSIASDVISDQ; encoded by the coding sequence ATGAAACGGGGGGAGTACAAGCTGTCCGACAGTCACGGTCGGTTCCTCCGGGCCGAGAAGAACGGCCGGGAGATACAGGACGCGGCGTGGGCGAGCGGACGCATCCTCCTGTCGAACAGACGGCTCATCCTCGCGGGGAACAGCGGCAAACAGACCATCCCGCTGTCGGCCATCCAGGGGGTCGAAGACCGGTACGACGTCAATCAGGACGTCGCGAGCGTCGCGGACTACATCGCGCTGCGCGTCCCGAAGGGCGTCATCCTCATCGCCCCGAAGGAGTTCGAGGAGTTCGAACAGGAGTTCTACGGCGCGGTGTTGAACGAGGGGACGTTCCTCGCCCGGCACCCGGCCGTCGAGGGGGGCGTCGTCCAGAACACCGAGTGGGAGCGCGCCCGACTGAAAGTCGAGGAGGAGGCGGTGAGCATGGCGACCGTCAGCGGGACGTTCGTCGAGATACGCCTCGACGACATCGGCGACATCACGACGGGGCGGCGAACCATCATCGACGACAGCCGCCTCGTCGTCGAGGTCGAACACTCCGACGAGGAGACCAGCGTCCAGACGTACATCGCCGGGTCGGACCGGCAGATGTCCTTTCTCGAGTCGCTCCTCCGCAAGGGCGAAGAGCAGTCGGAGGTGTCGCTCGAACTCTCCGACACGGACAAGCAGGTGCTCACGGCGCTGTACTCGGGTGTGTCGCCGTTCGACATCCCCTCGTTCCTCGGCGTCGACGTCGACGAGGTCGAGGAACTGTACGTCCGACTCATCGACCACAACGTCCTCAACGAGGTGCGGATCAGACACGAGGTGACGCTCAACGCCCGCGGACGGAGCATCGCCAGCGACGTCATCTCCGACCAGTGA
- a CDS encoding CheR family methyltransferase, translating to MSAARGRGFDRLLAYIEESMGFATSMYNDAYLDRRISARMRRNDTDGYRAYQRLLEADDGEQQELLDTLSVNVTSFFRNPDVWEALRPVLRELTATGRTKVWSAACSDGREAYSLAMLAHDDPQVREDRIRITGTDIKREILRKATRGEYHASETNDLEEQLAPIGDYGRYIERDENSYRVVPSLRRMVTFQRRDLIRESPPDEFDLILCRNLFIYIDSNAKRAVFETLGTGLRPDGYLTIGMTETVPANCRSWFEPVEKRLRIYRNVR from the coding sequence ATGTCCGCGGCGAGAGGCCGGGGCTTCGACCGACTCCTCGCGTACATCGAGGAGTCGATGGGCTTCGCCACGTCGATGTACAACGACGCGTACCTCGACCGACGCATCTCGGCGCGGATGCGCCGGAACGACACCGACGGCTACCGCGCGTACCAGCGCCTTCTGGAGGCCGACGACGGCGAACAGCAGGAACTGCTCGACACGCTGAGCGTCAACGTCACCTCCTTCTTCCGCAACCCCGACGTGTGGGAGGCGCTCCGGCCGGTGCTCCGGGAACTCACGGCTACGGGTCGGACGAAGGTGTGGAGTGCGGCCTGTTCGGACGGCCGCGAGGCGTACTCGCTGGCGATGCTCGCGCACGACGACCCCCAGGTGCGGGAGGACCGGATCCGCATCACCGGGACGGACATCAAACGGGAGATACTCCGGAAGGCCACCCGCGGCGAGTACCACGCCTCCGAGACGAACGACCTGGAAGAACAGCTGGCGCCGATCGGCGACTACGGGCGCTACATCGAACGGGACGAGAACTCCTACCGCGTCGTCCCGTCGCTGCGGCGAATGGTCACCTTCCAGCGGCGCGACCTCATCAGGGAGTCGCCACCCGACGAGTTCGACCTGATCCTCTGTCGGAACCTGTTCATCTACATCGACTCGAACGCCAAGCGCGCCGTGTTCGAGACGCTCGGCACCGGACTCCGCCCGGACGGATACCTCACGATCGGGATGACAGAGACCGTCCCCGCGAACTGCCGGTCGTGGTTCGAGCCGGTCGAGAAACGACTCCGCATCTACCGCAACGTCCGCTAA
- a CDS encoding chemotaxis protein CheA — MDEELYQAFITESEESITQLNNSLLTLESNPEDHEAIDDIFRRAHTLKGNFGAMGFDAAATVAHAIEDLLDEVRQGGLDVTPERMDLVFEGVDLIVDILHDIEQNGETSIDTEETVTALRVAAEGDGDTAEDDSADAAEGGADDGAEGDDEDGVEDVGDMSDLVDGGDDSDADGDDGEDRPAERAQHIDAARETIAAEELSGYDALHHVDVTLATGDMKSVDAGLFLDGIPDDVTVAGAVPSLEEVGEGAFDDHVQLFVADADDTDTVAETFGGLWAVSDCTVTDVSTAITRAGGSLGDGGDGVREGAAAATDGDADADGESETAGSKDSGPERSIAEVKSVRVDVDQLDELHELVEQLVTSRIKLRQAIGEEGASGVDTLDELDKISSNLQNTVMDMRLIPLKKVFDKFPRLVRDLARAEDKRVDFRVEGQDIELDRTILDEISDPLMHVLRNAVDHGIEPPEERVEAGKPEQGTVTLSARREHDTVVIEVSDDGGGLDLDRIREKAVSKGLTSKEAISALPDEEVFDYIFHPGFSTNDQITDVSGRGVGMDVVKTTVEALDGSVSVDSTLGDGTTFKIRLPVSVAIIKVLFVLVGDRQFGVPIKYIDEVARQERVDTINGDEVVVHDDRVYPLIRLRDALGIVEQPPEAGMVVRIRPEDRQVALWCDGVTRQEEVVVTPLQGPLSNSEGLSGTAVIGDGNVIPIIDIGTLSGSDTGGTSRMYNEVAATDGGRID, encoded by the coding sequence ATGGACGAAGAACTCTACCAGGCGTTTATCACTGAAAGCGAAGAGAGCATCACGCAACTCAACAACTCGTTGCTCACCTTGGAGTCGAACCCCGAGGACCACGAGGCCATCGACGACATCTTCCGGCGCGCACACACCTTGAAGGGGAACTTCGGCGCGATGGGATTCGACGCCGCGGCGACGGTCGCGCACGCCATCGAGGACCTGCTCGACGAGGTCAGGCAGGGCGGGCTCGACGTCACGCCCGAACGGATGGACCTCGTTTTCGAGGGCGTCGACCTCATCGTCGACATCCTCCACGACATCGAGCAGAACGGCGAGACGAGCATCGACACCGAGGAGACGGTCACGGCCCTCCGGGTGGCGGCCGAAGGCGACGGTGACACGGCCGAAGACGACAGCGCGGACGCGGCTGAAGGCGGCGCTGACGACGGAGCCGAGGGGGACGACGAGGACGGCGTGGAAGACGTGGGTGACATGAGCGACCTGGTCGACGGTGGGGACGACAGCGACGCGGACGGCGACGACGGGGAGGACCGTCCCGCCGAGCGGGCCCAGCACATCGACGCGGCGAGAGAGACCATCGCAGCGGAGGAGCTTTCGGGCTACGACGCCCTCCACCACGTCGACGTCACGCTCGCGACCGGCGATATGAAGAGCGTCGATGCGGGCCTGTTCCTCGACGGCATCCCCGACGACGTGACCGTCGCCGGCGCCGTCCCCTCGCTCGAAGAGGTCGGAGAGGGCGCGTTCGACGACCACGTCCAACTGTTCGTCGCGGACGCCGACGACACCGACACGGTCGCGGAGACGTTCGGCGGCCTCTGGGCCGTCTCCGACTGCACCGTCACGGACGTGTCGACGGCCATCACCCGCGCCGGCGGCTCGCTCGGCGACGGCGGCGACGGAGTACGCGAGGGTGCTGCGGCGGCGACCGACGGCGACGCCGACGCAGATGGCGAGAGCGAGACGGCGGGCTCGAAGGACAGCGGACCGGAACGGAGCATCGCCGAGGTGAAGTCCGTCCGCGTCGACGTCGACCAGCTCGACGAACTGCACGAACTCGTCGAACAGCTCGTCACCTCCCGCATCAAGCTCCGGCAGGCCATCGGCGAGGAGGGGGCGAGCGGCGTCGACACGCTCGACGAACTGGACAAGATATCCTCGAACCTCCAGAACACGGTGATGGACATGCGGCTCATCCCGCTGAAGAAGGTGTTCGACAAGTTCCCGCGGCTCGTGCGCGACCTCGCGCGCGCGGAGGACAAGCGCGTCGACTTCCGCGTCGAGGGGCAGGACATCGAACTCGACCGGACCATCCTCGACGAAATCTCCGACCCCCTGATGCACGTCCTCCGGAACGCCGTCGACCACGGCATCGAACCGCCCGAGGAACGGGTGGAAGCCGGGAAGCCCGAGCAGGGGACCGTCACGCTCTCGGCCCGCCGGGAACACGACACCGTCGTCATCGAGGTGTCGGACGACGGCGGCGGCCTCGACCTCGACCGCATCCGCGAGAAGGCCGTCTCGAAGGGGCTCACCTCGAAGGAGGCCATCTCCGCGCTGCCCGACGAGGAGGTGTTCGACTACATCTTCCACCCGGGCTTTTCGACCAACGACCAGATCACCGACGTCTCCGGCCGCGGCGTCGGTATGGACGTGGTGAAGACGACCGTCGAGGCGCTCGACGGGTCGGTGTCGGTCGACTCGACGCTCGGCGACGGGACGACGTTCAAGATCCGTCTCCCGGTGTCGGTCGCCATCATCAAGGTGCTGTTCGTGCTGGTCGGCGACCGGCAGTTCGGCGTCCCCATCAAGTACATCGACGAGGTGGCCCGCCAGGAACGCGTCGACACGATAAACGGCGACGAAGTCGTCGTCCACGACGACCGGGTGTACCCGCTCATCCGCCTGCGGGACGCGCTCGGTATCGTCGAGCAGCCGCCGGAGGCGGGGATGGTCGTCCGCATCCGCCCGGAGGACCGCCAGGTCGCGCTGTGGTGTGACGGCGTTACCCGGCAGGAGGAGGTCGTCGTGACACCGCTTCAGGGCCCGCTCTCGAACTCGGAAGGGCTCTCGGGGACGGCCGTCATCGGCGACGGCAACGTCATTCCCATCATCGACATCGGCACGCTGTCGGGCTCCGACACGGGCGGCACCTCGCGGATGTACAACGAAGTGGCGGCGACCGACGGCGGGAGGATAGACTGA
- a CDS encoding type II/IV secretion system ATPase subunit, producing MATEHGSARLSEELKRHAARWDHLRDHLKRFKKITGEYPLLVDEPGDYESRRPNVLYHLGGPVYVQIYGNIGEDTKYYTIEPELDEEERQVFEDVKDKILEYSVHQPAPESDTDYEERIESLLDEVVTVSEPIPEEEQTSLQQLKSRLNLGRITVSETTYEKMRYRLVRDIVGLGPLEPIMSDPENEDIHVIGPTQVDVDHGTFGLLETTVEWDSFESFDNWLRNMGERIGDPVSDAHPIVDSTLPDGSRINIIYSDDISLKGSSLTIRQSEGVPLSIFQITKWATLSPQLAAYLWVALENERTVFVVGETASGKTTTLNAMLSFIPQDSKIYTAEDTAEVLPPHNTWQQLLTREGRGADSEVDMFDLVAAALRSRPDYIIVGEVRGEEGRMAFQAAQTGHPVILTFHASDIVSMIQRFTGDPINIPETFMDNADIALFQNRVRRGDDILRRVTSVVEIEGYSKEMGGVVTREVFYWDPVEDEIVFQGMNNSYIMEEKVASLLGYSDTRKIYEDIEFRAEIIRRSIQENILGYHDVNEVIRDFQRDGVEGLPFDMASVRR from the coding sequence ATGGCGACGGAGCACGGCTCGGCGCGTCTCTCGGAAGAACTCAAGCGACACGCCGCACGGTGGGACCACCTCCGGGACCACCTCAAACGGTTCAAGAAGATCACGGGCGAGTATCCGTTGCTCGTGGACGAACCCGGCGACTACGAGTCGCGGCGTCCGAACGTGCTCTATCACCTCGGCGGACCCGTTTACGTCCAGATCTACGGGAACATCGGCGAGGACACCAAGTACTACACTATCGAACCGGAACTCGACGAGGAGGAACGGCAGGTCTTCGAAGACGTCAAGGACAAGATCCTAGAGTACAGCGTCCACCAGCCGGCGCCGGAGTCTGACACCGACTACGAGGAGCGCATCGAGTCGCTCCTCGACGAGGTCGTGACCGTCAGCGAGCCGATTCCGGAGGAAGAACAGACGTCGCTCCAGCAGCTGAAGTCGCGGCTCAACCTGGGCCGCATCACCGTCTCGGAGACGACGTACGAGAAGATGCGCTACCGGCTCGTCCGCGACATCGTGGGGTTGGGCCCGCTCGAACCCATCATGAGCGACCCGGAGAACGAGGACATTCACGTCATCGGGCCCACCCAGGTCGACGTCGACCACGGGACCTTCGGTCTCTTGGAGACGACCGTCGAGTGGGACTCGTTCGAATCGTTCGACAACTGGCTCCGGAACATGGGCGAACGGATCGGCGACCCCGTCTCCGACGCCCACCCCATCGTCGACTCGACGCTCCCCGACGGGTCGCGTATCAACATCATCTACTCGGACGACATCTCGCTGAAAGGCTCCTCGCTCACGATTCGACAGAGCGAGGGCGTCCCGCTGTCGATCTTCCAGATCACGAAGTGGGCGACGCTGTCGCCGCAGCTCGCGGCGTACCTGTGGGTCGCTCTGGAGAACGAGCGGACGGTGTTCGTCGTCGGCGAGACGGCGTCGGGGAAGACGACGACGCTGAACGCGATGCTGTCGTTCATCCCGCAGGACTCGAAGATCTACACGGCGGAAGACACCGCCGAGGTGCTGCCGCCGCACAACACGTGGCAGCAACTTCTCACCCGGGAGGGACGCGGCGCCGACTCCGAGGTGGACATGTTCGACCTCGTCGCCGCGGCGCTTCGCTCCCGTCCGGACTACATCATCGTGGGTGAGGTTCGCGGTGAGGAGGGGCGGATGGCGTTCCAGGCGGCGCAGACGGGTCACCCGGTCATCCTCACCTTCCACGCGAGCGACATCGTCTCGATGATCCAGCGCTTTACCGGCGACCCGATCAACATCCCCGAGACGTTCATGGACAACGCCGACATCGCGCTCTTTCAGAACCGGGTCCGGAGGGGCGACGACATCCTCCGTCGCGTGACGAGCGTCGTCGAGATCGAAGGGTACTCCAAGGAGATGGGCGGGGTCGTCACCCGCGAGGTGTTCTACTGGGACCCCGTCGAGGACGAGATCGTCTTCCAGGGGATGAACAACTCCTACATCATGGAGGAGAAGGTCGCATCGCTGCTCGGCTACTCCGACACGCGAAAGATCTACGAGGACATCGAGTTCCGCGCGGAGATCATCCGCCGCTCCATTCAGGAGAACATCCTCGGCTACCACGACGTGAACGAGGTCATCCGTGACTTCCAGCGCGATGGGGTCGAGGGCCTCCCGTTCGACATGGCCTCCGTGAGACGATGA
- the flaJ gene encoding archaellar assembly protein FlaJ — translation MPMQIERYLLLVISPAVLFFLLLTFASVVLPLPLLVRLPIFFLGTLIVATAVLYPRLLVEQQRRGLENQIHLLITHMTVLSTTNIDRVEVFRALAREQEYGELATEMNRIVQLVDTWNQSLDDACKRRAREVPSKPMADFLDRLAYSLNAGQGIDDFLLGEQEAMIQSYITVYEGALENIEVMKDLYLSMILSMTFALINAIVLPILTGMDATMTVLAVIVMFVFVQLGFYIVMRTMSPYDPVWYLQEEYRTKPVRQVDISLYGAVGLSLLLILALALGTLGLTPVGRAMRGVLIGVPIPILMSAPLTPLAIPGILARRQENSIKGRDSEFPGFIRALGSSESAKQATTSAVLQTLRKKDFGTLSPDVDRLYTRLKMRIEPTRAWFYFTAESGSYLIQKFSEMYLVGRQMGGSPKQLGELISRNMNEVLQLRRQRQQATVTLIGVLYGITASAAFAFFIGLEVVEILVDISAQMDLTGTNVGTIIHAGVYDVPTIEYLLTLIILFNALLSSLMIRVVDGGHKANSYLHFVVLAWIGSVLAVVTSHLAGALISV, via the coding sequence ATGCCGATGCAGATAGAGCGGTATCTCCTCTTGGTGATCTCGCCGGCCGTGCTGTTCTTCCTGCTGTTGACGTTCGCGTCGGTCGTGCTCCCGCTCCCCCTCCTGGTCCGGCTTCCGATCTTCTTCCTCGGCACGCTGATCGTGGCGACGGCCGTCCTCTACCCCCGACTCCTCGTCGAGCAACAGCGACGCGGGCTCGAGAACCAGATTCACCTGCTCATCACCCACATGACGGTGCTGTCGACGACGAACATCGACCGCGTCGAGGTGTTCCGCGCGCTCGCACGCGAGCAGGAGTACGGCGAACTGGCGACGGAGATGAACCGCATCGTTCAGCTCGTCGATACGTGGAACCAGTCGCTCGACGACGCGTGCAAGCGGCGTGCCCGGGAGGTGCCATCGAAACCGATGGCTGACTTCCTCGACCGGCTCGCGTACTCGCTGAACGCCGGCCAGGGCATCGACGACTTCCTTCTCGGCGAGCAGGAGGCGATGATCCAGTCGTACATCACCGTCTACGAGGGCGCACTGGAGAACATCGAGGTGATGAAGGACCTCTACCTCTCGATGATCCTCTCGATGACGTTCGCGCTCATCAACGCCATCGTCCTCCCCATCCTCACGGGAATGGACGCCACGATGACCGTTCTCGCGGTCATCGTCATGTTCGTCTTCGTTCAGCTCGGCTTCTACATCGTCATGCGGACGATGTCGCCGTACGACCCGGTCTGGTACCTCCAAGAGGAGTACCGGACGAAACCCGTCCGCCAGGTCGACATCAGCCTCTACGGCGCGGTCGGGCTGTCGCTCCTCCTCATCCTCGCGCTCGCGCTGGGGACGCTCGGCCTCACGCCCGTCGGGCGCGCGATGCGCGGCGTCCTCATCGGCGTGCCGATTCCCATCCTGATGTCGGCGCCGCTGACGCCCCTCGCGATTCCGGGTATCCTCGCACGCCGCCAGGAGAACTCGATCAAGGGACGGGACAGCGAGTTCCCCGGATTCATCCGCGCGCTCGGCTCCTCGGAGAGCGCGAAGCAGGCGACGACTTCCGCGGTGTTGCAGACGCTCCGGAAGAAGGACTTCGGCACCCTCTCGCCCGACGTCGACCGGCTGTACACCCGGTTGAAGATGCGCATCGAGCCGACGAGAGCGTGGTTCTACTTCACCGCCGAGAGCGGGTCGTATCTCATCCAGAAGTTCTCCGAGATGTACCTCGTCGGGCGGCAGATGGGTGGCAGCCCGAAGCAGCTCGGCGAACTCATCAGCCGGAACATGAACGAGGTGCTCCAGCTTCGCCGCCAGCGCCAGCAGGCGACCGTGACGCTCATCGGCGTCCTCTACGGCATCACCGCCTCTGCGGCGTTCGCGTTCTTCATCGGCCTGGAGGTCGTCGAAATCCTCGTCGACATCTCCGCGCAGATGGACCTCACCGGGACCAACGTCGGGACCATCATCCACGCGGGCGTGTACGACGTGCCCACCATCGAGTACCTCCTGACGCTCATCATCCTGTTCAACGCGCTGTTGTCCTCGCTGATGATCCGCGTCGTCGACGGCGGTCACAAGGCGAACTCCTACCTCCACTTCGTCGTGCTGGCGTGGATCGGCAGCGTCCTCGCCGTCGTGACCTCACATCTCGCGGGAGCACTGATATCTGTATGA